The DNA sequence GGTGCGAGTAGCGCGCTGGAGTAGATCAAtccaattccttgcacatctgtagattgaagcaaaaatcattgtcaatcaaatcatttggaatcaaaaatcgttcagaatcaaaaatcgattctgaatcgaatcgcaaggccaaatatcggaatcgactcgtgagacattcaaagattcccacccttaaTATTCAGCTTACGGGGGAAAGAACCTAAAATGGCCAACATTGATTTCACcttcacaacaggtgtttgatcaAAGAATGACCAAGACAGTTCATGGTTCAGTTAGAACTGCTATTTTATTTCAACCATTTTCACCATCATGCTGTTTACTTTTTCAACGTCTAATGAGAACAAAGAAAACACCTCAAAAGTGTTCCAAAAAGGCCTTCAAACTTTTTTCAattcacatttttgaaaaaagggGTTAATCGAACATTGAGGAGTTTTGTTAAGTTTGGCATCTGCAGTTGCAATGAGAAGTTTTCCTTCACTCTTCATGGGCGTGAGTGTTTGAGGGTGCCATTTGAATGCTTGATCAATGATTACATGATCTATTGATTGATTCATCCTTTTCCAAGGTGGAATGTTTATATAACATGAATCTTAAGTTTTAAGAACTAGGATTAACATGTTTTGTTACATACGTACAGCCATACTAATATTTGGTTAAATGTCccttagcatttttattttttttacctcaaccATTCTAAATGCTTTGGAATGTCTAAATAAGGCTAACAATTAAACTTCTGGAATGTCAACATTCACCATTTTCCAAGGCAGGTCCATGAAGAAGAGATTTCAAATGTCCACACTTTTCCTTGATGATGGCTCCAAAAAGCATcttgtgtttgtaaaaaaaaattcaaccaaaTATAAGTAGGGCGGCTTGTACGTGTAATTTTAGCCGTGTGGAATTGagaaaattaaatgtaaaataaatacattctcaTCGGTGCCCATTTCTTGTTACTCATTGAAGACGACTATGTTGTAATGTAATCCTTCCCGTTGTTATAGTTGGGGTGTAATAAACAACGTCGTTGTTAACGATGCCGACTTGCCTGTTGTGTTGTTCAGCAGACCAGCAGGTGAGCGGCTGGTACAGGGTTCGAGCTGTGGACTACTGGGGCAGGCCCGGGATGTACTCGCTGCCCGAGAAGTATTCAGACGTGCCCCGTCATCATGAGAAGACATGATGTAACTAATCTGCTGTTTGTTTACAGacattgtattgttttaaatatcaAATGACACTGTAATCTTTTGTAGTTTGTTgtcattgtaatattttattttttaataaagtcattttaaaaacataatgaaCCTTGCGtagttttttataaaaatgtactCCAGAATGATGAAACGGTAGAGATTCtattaactcatccactgccattgacggctatagacgtcaaatattaattttaactttttctattttttttacatttttgttaacaagagtaagaaaacctagaattttttattgtccatttagaacagatataaaagttgtgattaatcgtgagttaactcgtgactcatacaattatttacaatttaaaaaaataatctacgctgcaaattttttaataatcttttcttttttatcgcgTTAggcaatttaaatgttttattgtaattaatcgcataacttcaatagctaactcatgattaatcataaattttacatctataatcctaggttttcatactcttgttaacaaaagtggaaaaaatgttaaactaacagaaatagttcaaattattttttgacgtcaatagccgtcaatggcaatgaatgagttaagagggaGGTGtgtcatggacttttttttttattcactgcgATGTTCTGTCATGACAACTGAAACAATGATGACAATTTTAGCCGTAACAGGATTATTCTTGCGTCTTGGGTCATCTTTAACAAAGTGCTGACTTCATTCCCGGCACGATGACCAATCAGAGTCTCTTCAGCAAGCTCCTgatgagaaagaaaaacaaaagcattttagTCCAAACATCCAGCGAAAATACGTCCAAACTTGAAATGAACGCGTACCGGACTGCAGCACGGGCTGGAACTGTCCCGCCATGCAGACTTCCTCCTGTTTTTGCCGCACGATTCTCTGAATAGGAGGGGACAGACCGCGGGGGTTGCGGGAGAAGACCAGGGCGTAACCGTCCTCGCAGCTCCCGTCCTCCTTCAGGCTGCGGCAGGCGTACGTGATGGCGTAGTTGTCATAGTCGGTGTCAATGATCCAGTAGTTGTCACCTGGGGGAGCACAGAGCACTCAGTTCAGCATGTGGAAAAATTGCCATGAAAATGATGGAAGCCCGAAAGTgtcaaaattaaatagaaacgtaattttgaaataaatatccTTTGGATAAATAACAGGCAATTATGTAATGTGgccattaaattgtaaaatgtgttcTTATGAATAGTGTTCATGCTATTCTTTAATATGTAactcatattttattttgattaaatatttcataatgattattttaacgtcatactttttaataaaaattacatttaatttattcccCAAGGTTTTATAAGATAAGAAAACGTCTTTTTACAAagtcagtttttatttcataatgtcCTTTGCTTCAATGGTCTTTCTATTACATATTGGCGTTTTACAGCCAATGACTTGGTGTGTTATCGATCAAAGTCAGTGGGTTGGGCCTCCTGTTTGATCCTCTACGGTCGATTAGTTTTCCTAGACACGGGTCATGACCGTTGTTAGTCGGTTACCAGCGTTAGCATTTAGCGTCAAGGCTGAACTGTTAATTGAACTTCCAAATGGTGGCACAGCTTCATGCTGCAACCCTTTCTCCGGTGAAGGCCTTAAGACGTTATAACCCGATTCCAAACGATTTTCTACTTCCCGGAGTACTCCTGAAAGTGACTTATCTCCCGCAGCCATTCTTTCACAAGCCCGTGATTGCCACCGCTCCTCATCAGCCAATAAACTCTTTCTCCACGCGTGAATCGATACTGCAAGTTTTGCTACTCATGTCTGTATAACGGACTCAGCCAATCACGTAACTGGCTCCGCCTCatgtgatttgattgacaaggtCAAGTCATTCGGCTGTAAAACGCCATTATGTAATAGAAAGACCATTGCGGAAAAGgacatcataaaataaaaactgactttgtaaaaaaacaaaaaacaaaacgttcttATCTTATAAAACCTTgtaaaatgaatcatttttatttaaaagtatgaagttaaaataatcattatgaaatatttaatcaaaataaaatatgtgttaCATATTAAAGAAAAGCATGAACACTTTTCATAATAATACtaacacattttacaattgAATGCTTATTTATCCAAAggatatttatttcaaaatgacgcttttatttattgaattttgacACTTTCGGGCTTCCATAGAAACTGAGACCGAACTTTGCACATTTTACACGTGGTGTGAGAAATGAATTGGCCATACCTCCACTGGACAGATAGCTGGCCAGCCCCTGGTAGTTCATGAACATCTTGCCTGGACTTCCGGGGTCAGGCACCGAGTACTGAGCGGCCATGTCGGCACACACCACCCAGAACCT is a window from the Vanacampus margaritifer isolate UIUO_Vmar chromosome 3, RoL_Vmar_1.0, whole genome shotgun sequence genome containing:
- the LOC144049340 gene encoding purpurin-like — translated: MELQMFAVVMLLLASVEHSLASCVVDSFTVKQDFDPIRYAGKWYALQKKDPEGLFLQDNISAEYTVGDDGAMVASSRGRVTLFGFWVVCADMAAQYSVPDPGSPGKMFMNYQGLASYLSSGGDNYWIIDTDYDNYAITYACRSLKEDGSCEDGYALVFSRNPRGLSPPIQRIVRQKQEEVCMAGQFQPVLQSGAC